In the Streptomyces sp. BHT-5-2 genome, one interval contains:
- a CDS encoding SpoIIE family protein phosphatase gives MSASPSSNGLPGDGALDLTRTAVVLADRTGVVRGWTAGAERLLGHPVSAAVGRPLAELFAAADARSAVGERVWRERFAAQDGWSGLTAVRDRAGRRLDLEVRVLPVLAGREPSARLVLAAETARTPWTGAGRSLLNGILGMSPIGVAMLDRELRYVWLNDTLERMGGTSRAERLGKRLGEVLPGLAVESVEAEMGRVLRTGVPSLGFEYLGHPESDPQHEHAYSTSFFRLQDETGQVLGICYMVIDVTESYRARQRMALLNRAGERIGGSLDVWQTAQELADVAVPDLADFVTVDLLDAMLTGDEPASGPVGTADLFTMRRAGQRSVREGCPEAVVEIGERTAYPPSAPVVLSLTEGESVLIPDLDLELADWAADDPVRTGQLRELGFHSLMVVPLRARGNFLGAAAFARWRPTGPFQPDDLVLAEEFVTRAAMSVDNARRYTREHSAALTLQRSLLPRDLPEQSAVEAAYRYLPADSRSGVGGDWFDVIPLSGARVALVVGDVVGHGVHAAATMGRLRAAVQALADLDLSPEELLAHLDDMVNRVAHDAHSDDGVVGATCLYAVYDPVACCCSMARAGHPAPLLVGPAGGCQMVELPTGPPLGLGGMPFESVELPLPEGSLLALYTNGLLLGKALDPDGGINRLRTALADPQAPLEELCERVVGTLPGPRPVDDVALLLARTRALPQEQLATWDIPADPSAVGEARRTVVGQLARWGLSGLEFSTELIVSELVTNAIRHASGPIGLRMIRADTLICEVSDGSSTAPHLRHARTTDEGGRGLFLIAGYARRWGARHTPQGKFIWAELPLEADPDAPAAPAFDALAEDLDGLGDPTTPLPDTGR, from the coding sequence ATGAGTGCCTCCCCGAGCAGCAACGGCCTCCCCGGAGACGGAGCCCTCGACCTCACCCGGACCGCCGTGGTGCTGGCCGATCGGACGGGAGTGGTGCGGGGCTGGACGGCCGGCGCCGAGCGGCTGCTCGGCCATCCGGTGTCCGCCGCCGTCGGCCGCCCGCTGGCGGAGCTGTTCGCGGCGGCGGACGCCCGGTCGGCGGTCGGGGAGCGGGTCTGGCGGGAGCGGTTCGCGGCGCAGGACGGCTGGAGCGGGCTGACGGCGGTGCGCGACCGCGCCGGCCGGCGGCTCGACCTGGAGGTCCGGGTGCTGCCGGTGCTGGCCGGCCGGGAGCCGTCCGCGCGCCTGGTGCTGGCCGCCGAGACGGCCCGTACGCCCTGGACGGGGGCGGGCCGGTCACTGCTGAACGGCATCCTCGGGATGTCCCCGATCGGGGTGGCGATGCTCGACCGCGAGCTGCGGTACGTCTGGCTGAACGACACCCTGGAGCGGATGGGCGGCACCTCCCGCGCCGAGCGGCTGGGCAAACGGCTGGGCGAGGTGCTGCCGGGGCTGGCGGTGGAGTCCGTGGAGGCGGAGATGGGGCGGGTGCTGCGCACCGGAGTGCCCTCCCTCGGCTTCGAGTACCTCGGACACCCGGAGTCCGATCCGCAGCACGAGCACGCCTACTCGACGTCCTTCTTCCGGCTGCAGGACGAGACCGGCCAGGTGCTCGGCATCTGCTACATGGTCATCGACGTCACCGAGAGCTACCGCGCCCGGCAGCGGATGGCGCTGCTCAACCGCGCCGGTGAGCGGATCGGCGGTTCCCTGGACGTCTGGCAGACCGCCCAGGAACTGGCGGACGTGGCCGTTCCGGATCTCGCCGACTTCGTCACCGTCGACCTGCTCGACGCGATGCTCACCGGTGACGAGCCCGCGTCCGGACCGGTCGGGACCGCCGACCTGTTCACCATGCGCCGGGCCGGGCAGCGGTCGGTGCGGGAGGGCTGCCCGGAGGCGGTGGTGGAGATCGGGGAACGGACCGCCTACCCGCCGTCGGCGCCGGTGGTGCTGAGCCTGACCGAGGGCGAGTCGGTGCTGATCCCGGACCTGGATCTGGAGCTGGCCGACTGGGCGGCCGACGACCCGGTGCGGACCGGGCAGTTGCGGGAGCTCGGCTTCCACTCGCTGATGGTGGTGCCGCTGCGGGCCCGGGGCAACTTCCTGGGCGCGGCGGCGTTCGCCCGCTGGCGCCCCACCGGCCCGTTCCAGCCCGACGACCTGGTCCTGGCCGAGGAGTTCGTCACCCGCGCGGCGATGTCCGTCGACAACGCCCGCCGGTACACCCGGGAGCACTCCGCGGCACTCACCCTGCAGCGCAGTCTGCTGCCGCGCGACCTGCCCGAGCAGAGCGCGGTGGAGGCGGCCTACCGCTATCTGCCCGCCGACTCGCGGTCCGGGGTGGGCGGCGACTGGTTCGACGTGATCCCGCTGTCCGGGGCGCGGGTGGCGCTGGTGGTCGGCGACGTGGTCGGCCACGGGGTGCACGCCGCGGCCACGATGGGCCGACTGCGGGCCGCCGTGCAGGCGCTGGCCGATCTGGACCTGTCCCCGGAGGAACTGCTGGCCCACCTGGACGACATGGTCAACCGGGTCGCGCACGACGCGCACAGCGACGACGGGGTGGTGGGGGCGACCTGCCTGTACGCGGTCTACGACCCGGTGGCCTGCTGCTGCTCGATGGCCCGGGCCGGGCACCCCGCGCCGCTGCTGGTCGGGCCGGCGGGCGGCTGCCAGATGGTGGAACTGCCGACCGGACCGCCCCTGGGGCTGGGCGGGATGCCCTTCGAGTCCGTCGAACTGCCGCTGCCCGAGGGCAGCTTGCTGGCGCTCTACACCAACGGGCTGCTGCTGGGGAAGGCCCTCGACCCGGACGGCGGGATCAACCGGCTGCGGACCGCGCTGGCCGATCCGCAGGCCCCACTGGAGGAGCTGTGCGAGCGGGTCGTCGGCACCCTGCCCGGCCCCCGCCCGGTGGACGACGTGGCACTGCTGCTGGCCCGCACCCGGGCCCTGCCGCAGGAGCAGTTGGCGACCTGGGACATCCCCGCGGACCCGTCGGCGGTCGGCGAGGCCCGCCGCACGGTCGTCGGCCAGCTCGCCCGATGGGGGCTGTCGGGGCTGGAGTTCTCCACCGAACTGATCGTCAGCGAGCTGGTCACCAACGCCATCCGGCACGCCTCCGGGCCGATCGGGCTGCGGATGATCCGGGCCGACACGCTGATCTGCGAGGTCTCCGACGGCAGCAGCACCGCACCGCATCTGCGGCACGCCCGGACGACCGACGAGGGCGGCCGGGGGCTCTTCCTGATCGCCGGGTACGCCCGGCGGTGGGGCGCCCGCCACACCCCGCAGGGCAAGTTCATCTGGGCCGAACTCCCGCTGGAAGCCGACCCCGACGCCCCGGCGGCGCCGGCGTTCGACGCGCTCGCCGAGGACCTCGACGGTCTCGGCGACCCGACGACACCGCTCCCCGACACCGGCCGGTGA
- a CDS encoding lytic polysaccharide monooxygenase, protein MTAGRKATVFALLGLGPLALTALTATPAAAHGSMTNPVSRVAACYAEGPEHPTSAACKAAVQVGGAQALYDWNAVRDGNAGGRSRERIPDGKLCSAGNDEYKGLDLARADWPSTPMKAGRHTFHYKATAPHKGTFELYLTKAGYDPTKPLKWSDLEATPFAKVTNPTLTKGSYVFDGTVPARSGRHLIYSIWQRSDSPEAFYTCSDVVFGKAGGGAVGTPTAAAPTDRQIAAGAGRSSMDMSHHDHAMGAAAPGRGATGADPAAGGAHPDGASKPVGGKRLAETGGDGSTAPLAVGGAAVLALGAGVLFAAARRKAARQG, encoded by the coding sequence ATGACCGCTGGACGCAAGGCCACCGTGTTCGCGCTGCTCGGCCTCGGCCCGCTGGCGCTCACCGCGCTCACCGCGACCCCGGCCGCCGCGCACGGGTCGATGACGAACCCGGTCAGCAGGGTCGCGGCCTGCTATGCGGAGGGCCCCGAACACCCCACCTCCGCCGCGTGCAAGGCCGCCGTACAGGTCGGCGGCGCCCAGGCGCTCTACGACTGGAACGCGGTCCGGGACGGCAACGCCGGCGGCAGGTCCAGGGAGCGGATCCCCGACGGCAAGCTGTGCAGCGCCGGCAACGACGAGTACAAGGGGCTCGACCTGGCGCGCGCGGACTGGCCGTCCACCCCGATGAAGGCCGGCAGGCACACCTTCCACTACAAGGCGACCGCCCCGCACAAGGGCACGTTCGAGCTGTACCTCACCAAGGCCGGCTACGACCCGACGAAGCCGCTGAAGTGGTCCGATCTGGAGGCCACCCCGTTCGCGAAGGTGACGAACCCGACGCTGACCAAAGGCAGTTACGTCTTCGACGGCACGGTGCCCGCCCGGTCCGGCCGCCACCTGATCTACAGCATCTGGCAGCGCTCGGACAGCCCGGAAGCCTTCTACACCTGCTCCGACGTGGTCTTCGGCAAGGCCGGCGGCGGGGCCGTCGGCACGCCGACGGCGGCCGCGCCGACCGACCGGCAGATCGCGGCAGGCGCCGGCCGGTCCTCGATGGACATGAGCCACCACGACCACGCCATGGGCGCCGCCGCCCCCGGGCGAGGGGCCACGGGCGCGGATCCGGCCGCCGGCGGCGCGCACCCGGACGGCGCGTCGAAGCCGGTCGGCGGGAAGCGCCTGGCCGAGACCGGCGGCGACGGCTCCACCGCCCCGCTGGCCGTAGGGGGCGCCGCGGTGCTCGCGCTGGGCGCCGGCGTGCTGTTCGCGGCCGCCCGCCGCAAGGCCGCCCGGCAGGGCTGA
- a CDS encoding Lrp/AsnC family transcriptional regulator produces the protein MDDIDSAIVRELQRDARQTNRELAGKLDIAPSTCLERVRALRARGVITGYRATVDLRALNRPVQALLTVRIRPMNREVIERFKAFLTSLPEVLNVYVVAGGDDFLVHVAVPDVDRLHALLMDRIFKRREVVDCRSSVIYQHVANDIVEPLPPERS, from the coding sequence ATGGACGACATTGATTCGGCGATTGTCCGGGAACTCCAGCGCGATGCACGGCAGACCAACCGCGAACTGGCCGGCAAGCTCGACATCGCCCCCTCCACCTGCCTGGAGCGGGTCCGCGCGCTGCGCGCCCGCGGCGTGATCACCGGCTACCGCGCGACGGTGGACCTGCGCGCCCTCAACCGCCCGGTGCAGGCGCTGCTCACGGTCCGCATCCGCCCCATGAACCGCGAGGTGATCGAGCGGTTCAAGGCGTTCCTGACCTCCCTGCCCGAGGTGCTCAACGTCTACGTCGTGGCCGGCGGCGACGACTTCCTGGTGCATGTCGCGGTGCCGGACGTGGACCGGCTGCACGCCCTGCTGATGGACCGGATCTTCAAGCGCCGCGAGGTCGTCGACTGCCGCAGCTCGGTGATCTACCAGCACGTCGCCAACGACATCGTCGAGCCGCTGCCGCCCGAGCGGTCCTGA
- a CDS encoding APC family permease translates to MSVQETSLTASARPDVRRLGIGGGTALCAGAVLGPGVLTLPSLAAAAAGPASLLAWVVLLAMCVPVAASFAALGARFPDGGGVATYVHRAVGPRAAAVVGWWFYGAVPLGVVSAAWIGGKYVADAAGWGGGGAAAVGAAVLVGSLASNAVGLRMSGRVQLLLGGLLAAVLLCAVLAAAPRVSAAHFTPFLPGGWTSVGSAASVLFFAFAGWEAASHLSGEFADPARDLPRVTRRTLAVITVLYLGLAVTTIGALGPAAARTDTPLTALLAQSVGTAARPVAAAAALFLTFGAVNSYLAGASRLGAALGRDGAAPRWLAKGGEPGEVPRRSLAVLGVVAAALAVPAASGVADLDLLMRATATCLAAVTLAGLAAALVLLPRRTPLWWGGLASALLTAGVLAFSGWLLLIPVVLAGASAGFLTLRRTGRGTR, encoded by the coding sequence GTGTCCGTACAAGAAACATCTCTCACTGCTTCCGCACGGCCGGATGTACGGCGGCTGGGTATCGGTGGCGGTACCGCGCTGTGCGCCGGCGCCGTCCTGGGCCCCGGTGTGCTGACGCTGCCGTCGCTGGCCGCCGCCGCGGCCGGCCCCGCCTCCCTGCTGGCCTGGGTCGTCCTGCTGGCCATGTGCGTCCCGGTGGCCGCGTCGTTCGCGGCGCTGGGCGCGCGGTTCCCCGACGGCGGGGGCGTGGCCACGTATGTGCACCGGGCGGTCGGGCCGCGGGCCGCGGCGGTGGTCGGGTGGTGGTTCTACGGGGCGGTGCCGCTCGGGGTGGTCTCGGCCGCCTGGATCGGCGGCAAGTACGTGGCGGACGCGGCCGGTTGGGGCGGGGGCGGCGCGGCCGCGGTCGGCGCCGCGGTGCTCGTCGGGTCGCTGGCCTCCAACGCGGTCGGGCTGCGGATGTCGGGCCGGGTGCAGCTGCTGCTCGGCGGGCTGCTGGCGGCGGTGCTGCTGTGCGCCGTGCTGGCCGCCGCGCCCCGGGTGTCCGCGGCGCACTTCACGCCGTTCCTGCCGGGCGGCTGGACGTCGGTGGGGTCGGCGGCCTCGGTGCTGTTCTTCGCGTTCGCCGGGTGGGAGGCGGCCAGTCACCTCTCCGGCGAGTTCGCCGACCCGGCGCGGGACCTGCCGCGGGTGACCCGCCGCACGCTCGCCGTGATCACCGTGCTCTACCTGGGCCTGGCGGTCACCACCATCGGGGCGCTGGGGCCGGCCGCCGCCCGGACCGACACCCCGCTGACCGCGCTGCTCGCGCAGAGCGTGGGGACCGCCGCCCGCCCGGTGGCGGCCGCGGCGGCGCTGTTCCTCACCTTCGGGGCGGTCAACTCGTATCTGGCCGGGGCCTCCCGGCTCGGCGCGGCGCTCGGCCGGGACGGGGCGGCACCCCGCTGGCTGGCCAAGGGCGGCGAGCCGGGCGAGGTGCCGCGCCGGTCGCTGGCGGTGCTCGGCGTGGTGGCCGCGGCGCTGGCGGTGCCGGCCGCGTCCGGCGTCGCCGACCTGGACCTGCTGATGCGGGCCACCGCCACCTGCCTGGCCGCGGTGACCCTGGCGGGGCTGGCCGCCGCACTGGTGCTGCTGCCGCGCCGCACCCCGCTGTGGTGGGGCGGGCTGGCCAGTGCCCTGCTGACCGCGGGGGTGCTCGCCTTCTCCGGGTGGCTGCTGCTGATCCCGGTGGTGCTGGCGGGCGCGTCCGCCGGCTTTCTGACGCTGCGCAGGACGGGCCGGGGCACCCGCTGA
- a CDS encoding triacylglycerol lipase has translation MKLRWSRLCAVLPAAALALGLTTATPAAASPTVSSGWNDFSCKPSSAHPRPVVLVHGTFGNAVDNWVGLAPYLVARGYCVFSLDYGQLPGVPVFHGLGPVDASAQQLADYVDRVLAATGTDKVDLVGHSQGGMMPRVYLKFHGGADKVHTLVGLAPDNHGTTLSGLTRLLGLFPGAKQYLDKFTPGLTDQATGSDLLNRLNAGGDTAPGVHYTVIATKYDEVVTPYTSGFLNGPDVHNVVLQDLCAADLSEHVAIGTVDRIAFHETANALDPAHATPTTCASVVS, from the coding sequence ATGAAGCTGCGCTGGTCGAGACTGTGCGCCGTCCTTCCGGCGGCCGCCCTGGCCCTCGGTCTCACCACGGCGACACCCGCTGCGGCGTCCCCCACCGTCAGCAGCGGTTGGAACGACTTCTCGTGCAAGCCCTCCAGTGCCCATCCCCGCCCCGTCGTCCTCGTCCACGGCACCTTCGGCAACGCCGTCGACAACTGGGTCGGCCTCGCGCCCTACCTGGTCGCCCGCGGCTACTGCGTCTTCTCCCTGGACTACGGCCAGTTGCCCGGCGTCCCGGTCTTCCACGGGCTCGGCCCGGTGGACGCCTCGGCGCAGCAACTCGCCGACTACGTCGACCGGGTGCTGGCCGCGACCGGCACCGACAAGGTGGACCTCGTCGGACACTCGCAGGGCGGCATGATGCCCCGGGTCTACCTGAAGTTCCACGGCGGCGCGGACAAGGTGCACACGCTGGTCGGACTGGCACCGGACAACCACGGCACCACCCTCAGCGGCCTCACCAGGCTGCTGGGCCTCTTCCCGGGCGCCAAGCAGTACCTCGACAAGTTCACCCCGGGGCTGACCGACCAGGCCACCGGGTCCGACCTCCTCAACCGCCTCAACGCCGGCGGCGACACCGCCCCCGGCGTCCACTACACCGTCATCGCCACCAAGTACGACGAGGTCGTCACGCCCTACACCTCCGGTTTCCTCAACGGCCCCGACGTCCACAACGTCGTGCTCCAGGACCTGTGCGCGGCGGACCTCTCCGAGCACGTGGCCATCGGGACCGTCGACCGGATCGCCTTCCACGAGACGGCCAACGCCCTCGACCCGGCCCACGCCACCCCGACCACCTGCGCCTCCGTGGTGAGTTAG